The Arachis hypogaea cultivar Tifrunner chromosome 19, arahy.Tifrunner.gnm2.J5K5, whole genome shotgun sequence genome has a window encoding:
- the LOC112779631 gene encoding LOB domain-containing protein 1: MQNKMEYKLNSSPSIPIIHVPTKISNSPPPPSSSPPNSQSQSPTSCAPPSPPPPVVVSPCAACKILRRRCVEKCVLAPYFPPTDPLKFTIAHRVFGASNIIKFLQELPESQRADAVSSMVYEANARIRDPVYGCAGAICQLQKQVSELQAQLAKAQAELVNMHCQQTNLVALICMEMSTSNTHQSSSHQEQHHMMMIQPQNNNNNNNHVDMSCFIDDNNLASAWEPLWT, from the exons ATGCAAAACAAAATGGAATACAAACTCAATTCTTCTCCATCAATTCCAATAATCCACGTCCCCACAAAGATCTCAAAttctccacctcctccttcttcttctcctcccaatTCACAATCTCAATCTCCAACTTCCTGTGCTCCGCCGTCGCCGCCTCCACCTGTGGTGGTGAGCCCTTGCGCCGCCTGTAAGATCCTCCGTCGCCGCTGCGTTGAGAAGTGTGTTCTTGCTCCTTACTTCCCTCCAACTGATCCACTCAAGTTCACCATTGCCCATAGAGTCTTTGGAGCAAGTAACATTATCAAGTTCTTGCAG GAACTACCAGAAAGCCAAAGGGCAGATGCAGTGAGCAGCATGGTGTATGAGGCAAATGCAAGAATTAGGGACCCAGTTTATGGTTGTGCAGGAGCAATATGCCAACTCCAAAAGCAAGTGAGTGAGCTTCAAGCACAATTGGCAAAAGCACAAGCTGAGCTTGTTAACATGCACTGCCAACAAACCAATTTGGTTGCACTCATTTGCATGGAAATGAGTACTAGTAATACTCATCAATCATCTTCACATCAGGAACAACACCACATGATGATGATTCAGCCtcagaataataataacaataataatcatgTTGATATGTCTTGCTTCATTGATGACAACAATCTTGCTTCTGCTTGGGAGCCTCTATGGACATAA